Proteins from a genomic interval of Fusarium oxysporum Fo47 chromosome I, complete sequence:
- a CDS encoding uncharacterized protein (expressed protein): MPNFSTKATQGSVQSENRTNKINGLFSSQATAEDKPIMMMRFVSDLYVPVSARLQDPLYVPGSHMQDSASLGRFMNRPRPHSSTGFEGIGAQFIDSGLGTSR, from the exons ATGCCAAACTTTTCAACAAAGGCCACACAAGGATCTGTTCAATCCGAGAACCGAACAAACAAGATCAATGG ACTGTTTTCCAGTCAAGCCACAGCCGAAGATAAGccaatcatgatgatgagattcgTGAGCGACCTGTACGTGCCTGTTTCCGCACGTCTTCAGGACCCACTGTATGTGCCCGGAAGCCACATGCAGGACAGTGCGAGTTTGGGCCGTTTCATGAACCGCCCGCGGCCCCACTCCTCCACCGGCTTTGAGGGAATCGGGGCCCAGTTTATCG ACTCTGGCCTCGGTACGAGTCGCTAG